The DNA window GAAAAATGGCTCTTATGTTAGTCTGTGATGTCTAGAGTCAGTAAAATATAGCAATTTAGTACCTGGAGGTTGTCACCCCTACTTGCAAAGAATGCCATAACGTTTATCAAATTTTCACTCCATGTACATTCATCACTTTTTCTTCAAATAGTGATAATTTTCTGACTGGAATAGTTTTCAATTTGCAGTGAAGTATGTTGCAAGCACTGAAGATGGGATAATTGTTTCAAAATCAGATGAAGAATTAGAGTTTTCTCTAACAGATGGTATGCCAATGTCTTTCTAATTTGCCAGGGTAGTCTTTTCTTCAACATGCATCATTCTTGTGAACAGCAGCCAAAATTTGTATGATTCCTAGAGTAACTAACTACTTGGAGATATTCTAACATGGTTAGGTTATCTATGTCCTGCCATGAGCAAAGCAGTGAAGACCATGAGAAAGGGTGAGAAAGCTGAGCTATCAGTGAAGTTCTCTTGTAAGTCCATGGTCAgacaaattatcaaaatttccttttcttcgAGTTAAAAAAGATAAATATTGGTAGAACAAAACCAGCACCTAGTGTTAAGTTGTCATCATTTAGGCTGCTCCAGGTATCCAGGGGCTGCTCATTGCAACAATGATATTACCGCAACCAATTCAAagttaacaattaaagaagaaaaatattgGTAGAACAAAACCAACACCTAGTGCTAAGTTGTCATCATTTAGACTGCTCCAGGTATCCAGGGGATGCTCATTGCAACAATGATATTACCGCAACCAATTCAAAGTTGACAATTGATCTCGAGCTGCTTTCTTGGAAAAATGTCATTGATGTCATGGGAGATAAGAAGATTCTTAAAAAGGTAATAAAAATGGGAGATGGGTTTGATCGTCCCAGTGAAGGATCACTGGCAAAAGGTAATTGCAACATTTCTTGCAGTATGTCTATATAATGCATAATATTCAGTAGTTTGAAATTTCATAAATTTCAACATTTTCAGCTTTTTTAGTATTTTCAGCATTCTAGTCATTTCAGTTGCCTAAGACTTCCTCTTAAGCGTAAAACATCGCTGCTTTGAAGTGATCTACATAGGTAGAAAGGATGATGGCACTATTTTTGAGTGTAAAGGAACTCCTGAAGAACCTTTTGAGTATATATGTTTAGAAGGTAATACTAACTCCAGTGCCATTCATTTGATTGTTTTTCCCTAATCTCATGCTGTCAAAGATATCCTGAAAGTCACATTTTGTATCCAATCAAATTCTTAGACTTCCTCTTTTCATTCTGCAGAACAGATAAATGAAGGTTTGGACAGGGCAGTGATGACAATGAGAAAGGGAGAACAAGCAACAGTGAAAGTCAGCTCAGAGTTCTTACATGGAACAGAAAATGGAAAATGGCCTCCCACAGCATCAGTTCTTTATGAGATCATGCTGATCAACTTTGCTAAGGTTCTGTGATCTGAAAAGCTTTTTCCTAATTGTGCTGAAATTGTGTTCCAAGTTGAGATTGCATTCTAACTTTAGATCAAGTAAATTTATCTATCCCAATCCTGTTATTCTTTTGGTAATTCTCTTTGTTTTATTGATTCAGAGTTTTCTTTACATTCAAGATAGACATCTTTTTGTTCTCAAAAAGCAACCAATCTCCCAAATATTTCTGACAATAGTCGTTTGGCGATTTACTATTAGAATTCAACGCAGCAAATACTCTTAGGGCACATCCTAATTTTGCTGCAGTACTACCTTCCTGCCTATTCAAGTTCCTGCTATCTAAGGAAAGGTCCTGCTGGTCAATAGATTTAGATCCTTTACCACATATCCTGGTATCTAAGTGCAAATGCATTGAAGTTTTAATATCTTTCAACTAAAATGCTATAGACTGAGACTGTAGCAGTTAGTTCGACAAAGTGTCATTGTTTACATAGCATCTAGGACAAGACAAAATGTAGGTAATGCATCACTTTAGATGTTTGGTTGTTGAAAGAGGTTAAACACAGCCAGTTACTATATCAGGGAAATCAAGTATCTCAAAAACTAGTATCCACTAGTAATGACAACAAGATGAAAAGAAACTTGATTAAATTATATTCAAGAAAGTTATCCTCAAGTATATATGTCCTTCCCTGGAATCAGGAAATTTAAGTTAGATATGTAAAATAGAAAATCAAGATCAAAGACAGGTGCAAAATTTGCCCTGCAGGATATTACCTGTTTAAAGAGATCCAATTGATTAGTCTGTTCGAGAGCAGCTTTCTGCCACCTGATCAAAGGAATCAATCAGATTCAAGCTAGGCAGATAAGTTCAGTATAATTTGAACAAAGGGTATAGAGGCTATGGATGTTTGATTTGAAGCTAGTATGCAGATCAATAACCCAAACTCTACCACCTATAAGTTGTTTAAAGACCAAATAGGCACCAAAATGACCAGTTTAAAATTTCAACTTGTTTGCCAAATTACTATTTCCTGTATGCACCCAAAGAGAGAACAATTCAATCATTGCAACTAAATGATTCTACAATGTAACTGCACAATCATGATGCACTTGCTTGCTTTCATCTCCTCCAACTTTGGGGCCAAGATATGTAGATCAATCTTTGTTTATGAGAAAGTAAAATAGAAAATAGACTAAAATATGCCAACGAACTTGAAAAACTGATAATTATCTGCTAGTCGTAGCTCCTTCAAATTTTAAGAGTGAGAGATCTGCTTTCAGGAGAAATCATTTTGGAAGATGGACACACAAGAAAAGTTGGAAGCTTGTCAAAGTAAGAAGAGTGATGGGAATGCACTATTCAAAGCTGGGAGATTTGAACTTGCCTCGAAGAAGTATGAAAAGGAATGTAATTTTCATAAGGATAATAGCAGGCGCTTACATTTCTCTAATAGACATATGCTTCATCACTGAAATTGCAAATCAATTGTCAAAAACTTTAAGAAATATATTCCTCGAAACTAAATTTCTTTCCCTCTTCACATAATGCAGGCTTCAAAATACATTGAGTTTGATCACTCTTTCAATGATGATGAGAAGTCTTTAGCAAGTTCTTTACTGTCATCATGCAGTTTAAATAATGCTGCTTGCAAGCTAAAGCTTGGAAAATATTTCGAGGCTTCAAGGCTCTGCACAAAGGCTAGTTTTCTTGAACTTTCTACATGTTATCTATAGATGCTATCTGTCATATCTCCTTGCAGCTAGGATCAGAGATGCTTATGACCTGGGACAACTTTTTTGATCTAGACTAATCGAAAAATGTGTTCCATGGACAAAGATGACTTAATATAGCATTTTATGATGGATTAATTCTTTGATGGATAAAGTGCAAACATTAATTGATTACATTGGTGCCTACAATATGTTAAGAATGACTAATTTTTCAAGGAAAGCTATAATCAGCTTATTTTAAGCTCTTGGGAGCAAGACCTTAACCAATCTTCTGCTAAA is part of the Coffea eugenioides isolate CCC68of chromosome 6, Ceug_1.0, whole genome shotgun sequence genome and encodes:
- the LOC113773144 gene encoding 70 kDa peptidyl-prolyl isomerase-like isoform X3 produces the protein MEAEICCLPEVKIGNHGLRKRVLHKGNSWKTPFPGDEVEVRYTLRLKDGEFFDSSHDKGTPFKFRLGQGEVIRGWDEGIATMKKGERAIFTVPPEMAYGEIGSPPTVPPYATLIFDIEMVSWYSIRDITGDGGILKKIMREGEGWATPKDADEVLVKYVASTEDGIIVSKSDEELEFSLTDGYLCPAMSKAVKTMRKDCSRYPGDAHCNNDITATNSKLTIDLELLSWKNVIDVMGDKKILKKVIKMGDGFDRPSEGSLAKVIYIGRKDDGTIFECKGTPEEPFEYICLEEQINEGLDRAVMTMRKGEQATVKVSSEFLHGTENGKWPPTASVLYEIMLINFAKEKSFWKMDTQEKLEACQSKKSDGNALFKAGRFELASKKYEKASKYIEFDHSFNDDEKSLASSLLSSCSLNNAACKLKLGKYFEASRLCTKVLEVDPCCVKALFRRSQSYLRTSDLEKAEADIKRALAIDPNNREVRLVYQELKDKKRQYFRQEAEIFTNMLSSMG
- the LOC113773144 gene encoding 70 kDa peptidyl-prolyl isomerase-like isoform X1; the protein is MEAEICCLPEVKIGNHGLRKRVLHKGNSWKTPFPGDEVEVRYTLRLKDGEFFDSSHDKGTPFKFRLGQGEVIRGWDEGIATMKKGERAIFTVPPEMAYGEIGSPPTVPPYATLIFDIEMVSWYSIRDITGDGGILKKIMREGEGWATPKDADEVLVKYVASTEDGIIVSKSDEELEFSLTDGYLCPAMSKAVKTMRKGEKAELSVKFSYCSRYPGDAHCNNDITATNSKLTIDLELLSWKNVIDVMGDKKILKKVIKMGDGFDRPSEGSLAKVIYIGRKDDGTIFECKGTPEEPFEYICLEEQINEGLDRAVMTMRKGEQATVKVSSEFLHGTENGKWPPTASVLYEIMLINFAKEKSFWKMDTQEKLEACQSKKSDGNALFKAGRFELASKKYEKASKYIEFDHSFNDDEKSLASSLLSSCSLNNAACKLKLGKYFEASRLCTKVLEVDPCCVKALFRRSQSYLRTSDLEKAEADIKRALAIDPNNREVRLVYQELKDKKRQYFRQEAEIFTNMLSSMG
- the LOC113773144 gene encoding 70 kDa peptidyl-prolyl isomerase-like isoform X2 — translated: MEAEICCLPEVKIGNHGLRKRVLHKGNSWKTPFPGDEVEVRYTLRLKDGEFFDSSHDKGTPFKFRLGQGEVIRGWDEGIATMKKGERAIFTVPPEMAYGEIGSPPTVPPYATLIFDIEMVSWYSIRDITGDGGILKKIMREGEGWATPKDADEVLVKYVASTEDGIIVSKSDEELEFSLTDGYLCPAMSKAVKTMRKGEKAELSVKFSYCSRYPGDAHCNNDITATNSKLTIDLELLSWKNVIDVMGDKKILKKVIKMGDGFDRPSEGSLAKGRKDDGTIFECKGTPEEPFEYICLEEQINEGLDRAVMTMRKGEQATVKVSSEFLHGTENGKWPPTASVLYEIMLINFAKEKSFWKMDTQEKLEACQSKKSDGNALFKAGRFELASKKYEKASKYIEFDHSFNDDEKSLASSLLSSCSLNNAACKLKLGKYFEASRLCTKVLEVDPCCVKALFRRSQSYLRTSDLEKAEADIKRALAIDPNNREVRLVYQELKDKKRQYFRQEAEIFTNMLSSMG